One window of Acetomicrobium thermoterrenum DSM 13490 genomic DNA carries:
- a CDS encoding Glu/Leu/Phe/Val family dehydrogenase — translation MAVKRRTSQDVLLSTALENFYNAAEEMGLEDDLVEILSRSERRVCVSIPVEMDDGSVRVFDGYRVVHSSALGPAKGGIRFHPQVSIDETEALAFMMTWKCSLAGIPYGGGKGGVCCEPLELSLKEKERITRTFAARIEPFVGAWTDVPAPDVNTGAQEMVWFMDTISKIRGQLEPAVFTGKPVPLWGSKGRNAATGLGVATCAIELLRVLGKDPKDTSVAVQGFGNVGSFTAKFLHDAGVKVVAICDITGTYYCKDGIDVNKAMEHTQKNPKRLLEGYTQPGLEKSDPTDLLYLDVDVLLPCAMEGAINKSNADKVKAKHIVEGANGPLTPEADEILRPKGIYIVPDFLANSGGVIGSYFEWCQNLAGFFWSEEEYNQRLTSIMRSNFQRVWEYSKEKKVEMRRAAFMVAIKRVADAVKMRGVFL, via the coding sequence ATGGCCGTAAAAAGGCGCACCTCGCAGGATGTTCTTCTCTCCACTGCCCTTGAGAACTTCTATAATGCAGCTGAAGAGATGGGACTGGAGGACGATTTGGTCGAAATACTGAGCCGTTCCGAGAGAAGGGTTTGCGTGTCCATACCTGTGGAAATGGACGACGGATCCGTAAGGGTTTTCGACGGCTATCGGGTAGTCCATTCAAGTGCTCTGGGACCGGCAAAGGGCGGCATTCGCTTCCATCCCCAGGTCTCTATTGACGAGACGGAGGCTCTGGCCTTCATGATGACTTGGAAATGTTCCCTCGCGGGCATTCCCTACGGCGGAGGCAAAGGCGGAGTTTGCTGCGAGCCCCTTGAGCTTTCCCTGAAGGAGAAAGAGAGGATTACCAGAACCTTCGCAGCCAGGATAGAGCCCTTCGTAGGCGCGTGGACGGACGTCCCTGCGCCGGACGTAAACACGGGAGCACAGGAAATGGTATGGTTCATGGACACCATTAGCAAGATCAGAGGCCAGCTTGAACCGGCCGTATTCACGGGAAAGCCCGTCCCCCTGTGGGGTTCCAAGGGCAGAAACGCTGCCACCGGACTTGGCGTGGCTACTTGCGCTATCGAACTTCTCCGAGTCCTCGGAAAGGACCCCAAAGACACCAGTGTAGCCGTACAGGGCTTCGGCAACGTAGGCAGCTTCACCGCCAAGTTCTTGCACGATGCCGGCGTCAAAGTCGTTGCCATTTGTGACATTACCGGAACCTATTACTGCAAAGACGGAATCGATGTAAATAAGGCCATGGAGCACACACAAAAGAATCCTAAGAGGTTGCTAGAGGGGTATACTCAACCCGGGCTCGAAAAAAGCGATCCAACCGACCTCCTCTATTTGGACGTAGACGTCTTGCTCCCCTGCGCCATGGAGGGAGCCATCAACAAATCCAACGCCGACAAGGTCAAAGCGAAACACATCGTCGAAGGAGCCAACGGCCCACTTACTCCAGAGGCAGACGAAATATTGAGGCCGAAAGGCATTTACATTGTGCCCGACTTCCTTGCCAACAGCGGCGGCGTCATAGGGTCCTACTTCGAATGGTGCCAGAACCTCGCTGGATTTTTCTGGAGCGAAGAGGAATACAATCAGAGGCTGACTTCAATAATGAGGTCTAACTTCCAGAGGGTATGGGAATACTCCAAGGAAAAGAAGGTCGAGATGCGTCGAGCCGCTTTCATGGTCGCCATAAAGCGCGTAGCCGATGCCGTTAAGATGAGAGGGGTATTTCTATAA
- the sfsA gene encoding DNA/RNA nuclease SfsA — protein MRGTKHEALNYKISDGPLILGHFLRRKNRFVVQVEIEGAATFAYLPNPGRLWEILLPGVLLLLAPSKGELPFVVMAAKRRGDWVLLHTHVVNDVVDWMIRHDLVPDLSGAKILEREVAVNKSRIDFLLERCGRKIFLEVKSCTLFGSYVAAFPDAVTARGKRHIEELALLAKDGYEVALLFLVNSLRPKFFLPDYHTDLAFSEALAENRHAVDVMPLGVRWSEEMKMGDLPAKLPVPWGLIEEEMADRGAYLSIFEVDGFREIDIGALGRVQLRPGFYVYAGSGKKNLTARINRHLRRRKVLHWHVDYLREVSESVLNLPIRTADDIECYLAASMNEIANDIVSNFGCSDCRCDSHLFYFSSDPLKRSDFMDRLLYFRFDRLWDKINTRQWEECK, from the coding sequence GTGAGGGGCACGAAACACGAAGCTTTAAACTATAAGATTTCTGATGGCCCTCTGATCTTGGGCCATTTTCTAAGGAGAAAGAATCGTTTCGTAGTTCAGGTGGAAATCGAAGGCGCTGCGACCTTTGCCTACCTCCCAAATCCCGGAAGACTTTGGGAGATCCTTTTGCCCGGCGTTTTGCTCCTTCTTGCTCCTTCTAAGGGAGAGCTGCCCTTTGTGGTTATGGCTGCAAAACGCCGGGGTGATTGGGTGTTGCTGCACACTCATGTAGTAAACGACGTTGTAGATTGGATGATACGCCACGATCTCGTCCCGGATTTGTCAGGTGCGAAAATTTTGGAGAGGGAAGTGGCTGTCAATAAAAGCCGTATTGACTTTCTTCTTGAAAGATGCGGGAGAAAGATCTTCCTCGAGGTAAAGTCTTGCACACTCTTTGGCAGCTATGTCGCCGCCTTCCCCGATGCCGTTACGGCAAGGGGTAAGAGGCACATAGAAGAGCTTGCCTTGCTTGCGAAGGACGGCTATGAGGTCGCGCTTTTATTTTTGGTTAATTCCTTACGGCCGAAGTTTTTCCTTCCCGATTACCATACCGACTTGGCCTTTTCGGAGGCTCTGGCGGAAAATCGCCATGCGGTCGACGTCATGCCCCTGGGGGTGCGTTGGAGTGAGGAAATGAAGATGGGCGATTTGCCGGCGAAATTGCCCGTTCCCTGGGGTTTAATAGAGGAAGAAATGGCTGATAGGGGCGCCTACTTATCTATCTTTGAAGTCGACGGCTTCAGGGAAATAGATATAGGCGCTTTGGGAAGGGTACAACTGCGCCCAGGTTTTTACGTCTATGCGGGTTCGGGAAAGAAAAACCTGACTGCTCGTATAAACCGTCATTTGCGAAGGCGGAAGGTGCTTCATTGGCATGTAGATTATTTACGGGAAGTTTCCGAGAGCGTTTTGAACCTACCCATAAGAACCGCCGATGATATCGAATGCTATTTGGCAGCCTCCATGAATGAAATTGCCAACGACATCGTTTCGAATTTCGGTTGCAGTGACTGTCGGTGCGATTCCCACCTCTTTTATTTTTCCTCCGACCCGTTGAAAAGGTCGGATTTCATGGATAGATTGTTGTATTTTCGCTTTGACAGGCTTTGGGATAAAATAAATACTCGGCAATGGGAAGAGTGCAAGTAG
- a CDS encoding TenA family protein → MGKSLSEILWEENRDIAVSCLNHPFVQGIASGKLTREKFNWYVGQDYFYLHAFAKAFCLAAAKAPDTLGMVSFHKLAEGALNEMKLHKGFESSLGADVDSVVASKPTRMYTDFLLSTAWGCDVGLIAAATTPCNRLYAWIGQNLQEYAKNEENPFIDWIRTYSSDSFESLARETERLIDLYATNVSEARKAYRYAMICEYDFFDAAWKYEASKGGGERQL, encoded by the coding sequence ATGGGGAAAAGCCTTTCGGAGATCCTTTGGGAAGAAAACCGCGATATAGCCGTCTCATGCCTCAACCACCCCTTTGTGCAGGGCATCGCCTCGGGAAAATTGACGAGGGAGAAGTTCAACTGGTACGTGGGGCAGGATTATTTCTATCTTCACGCCTTCGCAAAGGCTTTTTGCCTTGCCGCGGCTAAGGCGCCAGATACGCTGGGAATGGTCTCCTTTCATAAGTTGGCCGAGGGCGCTTTGAACGAAATGAAGCTTCATAAAGGATTTGAGAGTTCCCTTGGAGCCGACGTGGACAGCGTCGTTGCGAGCAAACCAACACGCATGTACACCGATTTTTTGCTTTCCACTGCATGGGGATGCGACGTCGGCCTCATAGCGGCAGCGACCACTCCCTGCAACCGCCTCTACGCATGGATCGGGCAAAACCTGCAAGAATATGCAAAAAACGAGGAAAATCCCTTTATCGACTGGATAAGAACCTACTCCAGCGATTCCTTCGAGAGCCTGGCAAGGGAGACGGAGCGCCTAATAGATCTTTACGCTACAAACGTCTCCGAAGCAAGAAAGGCTTACCGATATGCAATGATATGCGAATATGACTTCTTCGACGCAGCGTGGAAATATGAGGCGTCGAAGGGCGGCGGGGAAAGGCAGCTTTAG
- the gpt gene encoding xanthine phosphoribosyltransferase, with product MTGKDRYRRTYPVSWDQLHKDSRALAWRLIDTGQRWDKIIAVVRGGLVPAAIIARELDIHYVDTVCVSSYTLKEQGELKIIKSIEGLNGENALIIDDLVDTGKTARIVRQMLPHAHFATVYAKPDGRPYVDTYVTEVSQDTWILFPWDSEIQFIEPLIQQKP from the coding sequence ATGACCGGCAAAGATCGTTACAGAAGGACCTACCCAGTATCGTGGGACCAACTGCACAAGGATAGTAGGGCCTTGGCTTGGCGCTTGATAGATACAGGACAGAGGTGGGATAAGATAATTGCCGTCGTGCGGGGCGGCTTGGTTCCTGCTGCGATAATTGCCAGGGAGTTGGATATTCACTATGTGGATACCGTATGCGTCTCAAGCTACACATTAAAGGAACAGGGAGAATTGAAGATCATAAAAAGTATAGAGGGGCTGAATGGCGAGAACGCGCTCATAATCGACGATTTAGTGGACACGGGAAAAACAGCGAGGATCGTGAGGCAAATGCTTCCCCATGCCCACTTTGCCACCGTCTATGCCAAGCCGGATGGAAGGCCTTACGTTGATACTTACGTGACGGAAGTCAGCCAGGACACCTGGATTCTGTTTCCCTGGGATTCGGAGATTCAGTTCATCGAACCTCTGATCCAACAAAAGCCATAG
- a CDS encoding HAD family hydrolase, translating to MRNNKKYSVVMFDFGGVIAEEGFVQGMKAIAEKHGLDPSFVEKTATAILYDSGYLCGKSTEEAFWESFKRKFDLNESVQDLRNEVLSRFVLRPWMLKLIRTLHDLGYATVLLTDQTNWIEEINEKASFYDIFDYVFNSYRLGKSKHDGTIFQDVLNTLHEDPGSIIFVDDKEENVTLAKKLGIVGILYKNKAELLRDLCLLLPELSRTSFD from the coding sequence TTGCGTAATAATAAAAAATATTCTGTCGTTATGTTCGATTTTGGAGGCGTAATAGCTGAAGAGGGATTTGTTCAGGGCATGAAGGCTATTGCGGAAAAGCACGGCCTTGATCCTTCTTTTGTGGAGAAGACAGCCACAGCCATACTTTATGATTCGGGATATCTCTGTGGCAAATCGACTGAAGAAGCCTTTTGGGAGTCCTTCAAAAGGAAGTTCGACCTGAACGAATCGGTTCAAGACTTGAGAAATGAGGTTTTAAGCAGGTTTGTTTTGAGGCCCTGGATGCTGAAGCTAATTCGTACGTTGCACGACCTAGGTTACGCCACGGTCCTGCTGACAGACCAGACCAACTGGATTGAGGAAATTAACGAGAAGGCCTCCTTTTATGACATCTTCGACTATGTATTCAACAGTTATCGCTTGGGGAAAAGCAAACATGATGGTACTATATTTCAAGACGTGTTAAATACGCTTCACGAGGACCCGGGAAGCATAATTTTTGTAGATGATAAAGAAGAAAATGTGACTCTGGCAAAAAAATTGGGCATCGTGGGCATTTTATATAAAAACAAAGCCGAGCTTTTAAGGGATTTATGTCTTCTTTTGCCAGAGCTTTCGCGGACGTCCTTCGATTAA
- a CDS encoding ABC transporter permease, with the protein MIKIEKRFYISKGQELYIILASIILALLSGALMLGLMGVNPWEAYGMMLKGSLSDFYGISETLAKTIPLVMCSLAVGLAFTMVVWNIGAEGQFVMGALACTAFVRYFYTDSAIVMLASMAVASSLAGGFWGAFAGFLKARWNVNEIITTLMMNYIAILLLQYFVYGSWRDPTSLGFPMTPVFPESARLPQFFASRVHAGLFFALIVALILWIVVRKGVWGYEIRVSGQNPRAADYAGIKSARNVILVMFLSGAIAGLAGMAEMAGLHRRLQPGFAVGYGYTAIIIAWLARLHPFTIIFVSFFFGALFVGGENLQIAMRLPLSTVQILQGLILFFLLGGEFFRSYRISLTFKKR; encoded by the coding sequence ATGATTAAAATTGAAAAGAGATTTTACATATCCAAAGGACAGGAGCTTTATATAATACTTGCCTCCATTATTTTAGCCCTTCTAAGCGGAGCCCTGATGCTTGGACTTATGGGCGTAAATCCCTGGGAAGCCTACGGAATGATGCTCAAAGGCTCTTTAAGCGACTTTTACGGAATCAGCGAAACACTTGCGAAGACGATACCTCTTGTCATGTGTTCCCTGGCCGTTGGCCTCGCCTTTACCATGGTGGTATGGAATATAGGTGCCGAAGGGCAATTCGTCATGGGTGCATTGGCTTGCACGGCCTTCGTGAGGTACTTTTACACCGACAGCGCCATAGTCATGTTAGCCTCCATGGCCGTTGCCTCGTCCCTGGCCGGAGGGTTCTGGGGGGCTTTCGCGGGATTCTTAAAGGCGCGCTGGAACGTAAACGAAATTATCACGACTTTGATGATGAACTATATTGCCATCCTTTTGTTGCAGTACTTCGTCTACGGCTCCTGGCGCGATCCGACGAGTTTGGGCTTTCCCATGACCCCTGTTTTTCCGGAGAGCGCACGCCTTCCTCAGTTTTTTGCCTCCAGAGTCCACGCCGGCCTGTTTTTTGCCCTTATTGTCGCCCTGATCCTCTGGATTGTCGTTAGAAAGGGCGTATGGGGGTATGAGATAAGGGTTAGCGGCCAGAACCCCAGGGCAGCGGATTACGCGGGCATCAAGTCAGCCAGAAATGTAATTTTAGTCATGTTTCTGTCCGGAGCCATAGCTGGACTGGCCGGTATGGCCGAGATGGCTGGCTTGCACCGCAGATTACAACCCGGTTTTGCCGTAGGGTATGGCTACACGGCGATAATTATCGCATGGCTTGCTAGGCTTCATCCCTTCACGATTATTTTCGTCTCCTTCTTTTTCGGAGCGCTCTTCGTTGGCGGAGAGAATCTCCAAATAGCCATGCGTCTCCCGCTTTCGACGGTTCAGATACTACAGGGTTTGATACTCTTTTTCCTTCTCGGCGGGGAGTTTTTCAGAAGCTACCGAATTAGCCTGACCTTCAAAAAGAGGTGA
- a CDS encoding BMP family ABC transporter substrate-binding protein, whose amino-acid sequence MRKMALIVALLTLCIFSTAAMSFEAVPADKLKAAWLYNGPIGDGGWTYMHDLGRLDVEKAFPAVTTMYVESVPEGPDSVRAMENFIRNGAKVIFATSFGYMDYVQEAAKRHPDVIFMHCSGFKMADNVGIYFGRMYQARYLSGLVAGSMTKKNVIGFVAAHPIPEVIRGLNAFTLGARRANPDVKVKVVWLFSWIDPGKEKEAAKALVDAGADVLAMHANTGSVPQAAEEAGVYVVGYNNDMSQYAPTKHLTAPVWNWGVVYKYTIEKVINGTWEPEDIWWGLDKGMVALAPYAKDVPDAVKDLVEGERQRIASGEWDVFEGPIKDNKGNLIVKEGQKLTDQDLLSMNWLVEGVEGELPK is encoded by the coding sequence ATGAGGAAGATGGCTCTTATTGTCGCTCTCTTAACGCTCTGTATTTTTAGTACCGCTGCCATGTCCTTCGAAGCCGTCCCTGCAGATAAGCTCAAGGCTGCCTGGCTTTACAACGGTCCCATAGGCGATGGCGGATGGACCTACATGCACGATCTTGGAAGGCTCGATGTGGAAAAGGCCTTTCCCGCTGTGACTACCATGTATGTTGAATCCGTTCCGGAGGGACCCGATTCGGTCAGGGCAATGGAGAACTTCATAAGAAACGGAGCAAAGGTGATCTTCGCCACCTCCTTTGGATACATGGATTATGTGCAGGAAGCGGCGAAACGCCACCCTGACGTCATTTTCATGCACTGTTCGGGCTTTAAGATGGCTGATAACGTGGGCATATATTTCGGCAGAATGTACCAGGCAAGATATTTGTCCGGTTTGGTTGCCGGCAGCATGACTAAGAAAAACGTGATCGGTTTCGTTGCAGCTCATCCCATCCCCGAGGTGATCAGGGGATTAAATGCCTTTACCTTGGGCGCCCGCAGAGCCAACCCCGACGTTAAGGTGAAGGTGGTGTGGCTATTTTCCTGGATCGACCCCGGAAAGGAGAAGGAAGCAGCCAAGGCTCTGGTCGATGCTGGAGCTGACGTGCTTGCAATGCACGCCAACACCGGGTCCGTACCTCAGGCTGCGGAAGAGGCCGGGGTTTACGTCGTAGGTTACAACAACGATATGTCCCAATATGCTCCCACAAAGCACCTTACGGCGCCCGTCTGGAATTGGGGAGTGGTTTATAAATACACCATCGAAAAGGTGATCAACGGCACCTGGGAGCCGGAAGACATATGGTGGGGTTTGGATAAAGGCATGGTGGCGTTGGCTCCCTACGCCAAAGATGTTCCCGACGCCGTTAAAGACCTGGTGGAAGGAGAAAGACAACGCATTGCGTCCGGCGAGTGGGATGTGTTCGAAGGGCCCATTAAAGACAACAAGGGGAATTTGATCGTTAAAGAAGGCCAAAAACTTACCGATCAGGACCTCTTGTCGATGAATTGGCTGGTCGAGGGCGTAGAAGGAGAATTGCCCAAATAA
- a CDS encoding ABC transporter ATP-binding protein has product MAEKVLVNMRGITKTFYDIKANDDVDFDLKAGEVHALLGENGAGKSTLMSILCGLYQPDEGTIELEGREVVFRSPKDAIAQGIGIVHQHFMLVPSLTVWENMALGSAERDFIVKENATCARIRELSARYGLDVDPLSPVWQLSIGEQQRVAILRMLFHKAKILILDEPTSVLTPQETEKLFETVKHMKEEGFGIVFISHKLKEVFEISDRITVLRRGRVVGTLPAREVTAEKLAEMMVGSGGVGEIKVGVSRKPPGKPILIAEEIRVRNDKGLVAVDGVSLTLRENQILGIAGVSGNGQGELAEALAGMRHIERGSLYFTVEDVTSTSARRMVDLGVKYIPSDRKGVGLVPNMNVAENVALRKYWRPPYKRGFFIDWDEVYQDSGYLIESYDILTPGIDVAVRMLSGGNQQKLILARELSDNMKVVIAMHPTWGLDVKATAFVREKLLAAKEEGGAVLLISEDLDELLMLSDLLAVMYRGRLMGTIEAPDRSHIEKIGLMMAGIASDGQGGKKEHD; this is encoded by the coding sequence ATGGCTGAAAAAGTTCTTGTAAATATGCGTGGAATAACAAAAACCTTTTACGACATAAAGGCAAACGATGATGTGGATTTTGACTTGAAGGCAGGCGAGGTCCACGCCCTGCTTGGGGAAAATGGTGCCGGAAAAAGCACGCTCATGAGCATATTGTGCGGTTTGTACCAACCTGACGAGGGCACGATCGAGCTGGAGGGTCGTGAGGTGGTGTTTCGTTCGCCCAAAGATGCAATAGCCCAGGGCATAGGCATAGTGCATCAACACTTCATGCTGGTGCCAAGCCTCACCGTTTGGGAAAACATGGCCCTTGGCAGCGCCGAGAGGGATTTTATAGTAAAAGAAAACGCTACATGTGCCAGGATAAGGGAGCTGTCGGCCAGATACGGCCTTGACGTGGATCCTTTGTCTCCGGTATGGCAACTTTCCATAGGCGAACAACAGCGGGTTGCTATCCTGCGGATGCTTTTTCATAAAGCCAAAATACTGATATTGGATGAGCCCACCTCTGTGCTGACTCCGCAAGAGACCGAAAAATTGTTCGAGACAGTTAAGCATATGAAAGAAGAGGGTTTTGGCATAGTTTTCATATCCCATAAGCTGAAGGAAGTGTTTGAGATCTCCGACAGAATAACTGTCTTGAGGCGCGGCAGAGTTGTTGGTACTTTGCCCGCCCGCGAAGTTACGGCCGAAAAGCTGGCGGAGATGATGGTAGGAAGCGGTGGGGTAGGGGAGATAAAAGTCGGCGTAAGCCGTAAGCCCCCGGGCAAGCCTATTCTCATCGCAGAAGAGATTAGGGTCAGAAACGACAAAGGTCTTGTCGCGGTCGATGGCGTTTCGTTGACCTTAAGAGAAAACCAGATACTTGGCATCGCAGGCGTCAGCGGAAACGGACAGGGCGAATTGGCCGAGGCCCTGGCAGGCATGAGACACATAGAAAGAGGAAGCCTGTATTTTACAGTGGAAGATGTAACTTCTACGTCGGCGAGGCGCATGGTAGATCTAGGAGTTAAATATATACCCTCCGACAGGAAGGGCGTTGGACTGGTCCCTAATATGAACGTCGCAGAAAACGTGGCACTGAGAAAGTATTGGCGTCCTCCCTACAAGAGAGGTTTTTTCATCGATTGGGATGAAGTATACCAGGACTCAGGATACCTCATCGAAAGTTACGACATCCTCACTCCTGGCATTGACGTTGCAGTCAGGATGCTCTCGGGAGGGAATCAGCAAAAGCTCATATTGGCCAGGGAGTTATCGGACAACATGAAGGTCGTGATTGCGATGCACCCCACCTGGGGGCTCGACGTAAAGGCCACTGCATTCGTTAGAGAAAAGTTGCTTGCAGCTAAGGAGGAGGGTGGAGCAGTTTTGCTTATATCCGAAGATCTGGACGAACTTCTCATGCTGAGCGACCTGTTGGCGGTTATGTATAGGGGCAGACTGATGGGAACTATCGAGGCCCCCGATAGAAGCCACATAGAAAAAATAGGGCTTATGATGGCAGGAATAGCCTCGGATGGACAGGGGGGCAAAAAAGAGCATGATTAA
- a CDS encoding uracil-DNA glycosylase: protein MNCERCDLALKRKRAIPGEGPLGARVFLLGQAPFDAEEMNGRPFWGVTGAFLRYFLGRAGVNFYECWRTNLLKCPLPRYGRPKWRQIDACLPYLKEEIECVRPKVIVPLGKWALKGLFALFGLPRPEKNSSIPSMFGKPLGVGEYVLFPLPHPASLVYRSALWGQTVQMFDLFGLFFQTIRGGDLPDE from the coding sequence ATGAATTGCGAGAGGTGCGATTTGGCTTTAAAGCGAAAAAGGGCGATCCCCGGAGAGGGTCCTTTGGGAGCAAGGGTGTTTTTGCTGGGGCAGGCTCCCTTTGACGCGGAAGAGATGAACGGGAGGCCCTTTTGGGGGGTGACAGGGGCTTTCCTGCGTTATTTTCTCGGGAGGGCAGGAGTGAATTTTTACGAATGCTGGAGGACGAATTTGCTGAAATGCCCTTTGCCAAGGTACGGAAGGCCAAAGTGGAGGCAGATCGACGCCTGCCTTCCCTACTTGAAGGAAGAGATAGAATGCGTAAGGCCAAAAGTTATAGTTCCCCTGGGCAAATGGGCTTTAAAAGGTCTGTTTGCCCTCTTTGGCCTGCCGAGGCCTGAGAAAAATTCCTCGATCCCTTCGATGTTTGGGAAACCTTTAGGCGTGGGGGAGTACGTCCTTTTTCCCTTGCCTCATCCGGCATCTTTGGTGTACAGATCGGCGCTGTGGGGACAGACGGTGCAGATGTTCGATCTCTTCGGGTTATTTTTTCAAACGATAAGGGGAGGCGATTTGCCCGATGAATGA
- a CDS encoding queuosine precursor transporter, with protein sequence MNEAIWFLMLTFCTSFILISYRIFGKYGLYAWVVMSVVLANIQVMKLVTLFGMTATLGNILYGTSFLATDILSENYGKREATLAVHLGFFTLFMMVVVMQMALLFVPNPNDLAHDALKGIFGLTPKVAGASFCAYALAQYHDVWLFHLLKKLTGDKYLWFRNNVSTMISQAIDTAIFAVVAFYGVYPAKVLLSIILSTYVIKWIVALSDTWCIYLAKRWFCQGKVGGEAKYVTD encoded by the coding sequence ATGAATGAGGCAATCTGGTTTTTAATGCTGACTTTTTGCACATCCTTTATATTGATATCCTATAGGATCTTTGGGAAGTACGGGCTATATGCCTGGGTGGTCATGTCGGTCGTTTTGGCCAACATTCAGGTCATGAAACTCGTCACTCTTTTTGGCATGACAGCTACGCTCGGGAATATTTTGTACGGTACTTCTTTTTTGGCCACCGACATATTGAGCGAAAATTACGGCAAGAGGGAAGCCACTTTGGCCGTTCATCTGGGCTTTTTCACGCTCTTTATGATGGTCGTGGTGATGCAAATGGCCCTTCTGTTTGTCCCCAACCCGAACGATCTGGCCCATGACGCCTTAAAGGGGATTTTTGGTTTGACCCCAAAAGTTGCAGGTGCCTCCTTTTGCGCATACGCCCTTGCGCAATACCATGATGTCTGGTTGTTTCATTTGTTGAAGAAATTGACGGGCGACAAATATCTTTGGTTCAGAAACAACGTCAGCACGATGATCTCTCAGGCCATAGATACGGCAATATTTGCCGTCGTGGCATTTTACGGGGTATATCCTGCAAAGGTCCTCCTGTCGATCATATTAAGCACTTACGTAATAAAGTGGATAGTGGCCTTGAGCGACACATGGTGTATATACCTGGCAAAGAGATGGTTTTGCCAGGGAAAGGTTGGCGGCGAAGCAAAATACGTGACGGACTAA
- a CDS encoding ABC transporter permease, which produces MELIVPILAAAVRSGTPILYATLGEIITEKSGVLNLGLEGIMLIGAYTGFIVTFNTGSPLWGLVAAFLVGVAVNVIHAFLCISLRANQVICGLAMTMFGTGMSSLLGRSYVGQTISGLRAMPLPGLSSLPVVGPVFFNQDPMVYMSYFLVFLVWFLIFKTKFGLKMRAVGDSPLSAEAAGISVSAVRYLSTLLGGGFVSLGGAYLSVVYSHMWVELMTAGRGWIAVALVIFAIWHPFRAALGSYLFGGVEALQMRIQAGGTSIPAPLLMMLPYILTITVLVMISVLKGRGRFLGSPSALGLPFYREERE; this is translated from the coding sequence GTGGAATTGATCGTTCCAATCCTTGCTGCTGCCGTAAGAAGTGGTACGCCAATTCTGTATGCCACTTTAGGAGAGATAATAACCGAGAAGTCCGGCGTTTTGAACCTGGGGCTCGAGGGCATCATGCTGATCGGCGCATACACCGGCTTCATAGTTACCTTTAATACGGGATCGCCCCTTTGGGGTTTGGTGGCGGCCTTTTTAGTCGGAGTGGCCGTAAACGTGATTCATGCATTTTTGTGCATCAGCTTAAGGGCAAATCAGGTCATATGCGGGCTTGCCATGACCATGTTCGGAACGGGGATGAGCTCGCTTTTGGGTAGAAGCTACGTGGGTCAGACCATTTCGGGACTCAGGGCCATGCCCCTACCGGGGCTGTCTTCTTTGCCCGTTGTGGGGCCTGTTTTTTTCAATCAGGACCCCATGGTTTACATGTCCTATTTTCTCGTCTTCCTCGTTTGGTTTTTGATCTTTAAGACAAAATTTGGACTGAAGATGAGGGCCGTGGGCGACAGCCCTCTTTCCGCAGAGGCGGCAGGAATATCAGTGTCCGCAGTTAGATATCTTTCGACGCTTCTGGGCGGAGGATTTGTCTCCCTTGGAGGCGCCTACCTTTCCGTTGTCTATAGCCACATGTGGGTGGAGCTCATGACGGCGGGAAGGGGTTGGATAGCGGTCGCGCTCGTAATTTTCGCTATATGGCACCCCTTCAGGGCTGCCCTTGGGTCTTACCTCTTCGGTGGAGTAGAGGCGCTTCAAATGAGAATTCAAGCAGGAGGTACGTCCATTCCGGCCCCCCTCCTGATGATGCTTCCCTACATATTGACCATAACGGTATTGGTTATGATATCTGTCTTAAAGGGCAGAGGAAGGTTCCTGGGTTCTCCAAGCGCCTTGGGGCTTCCCTTCTACAGAGAAGAAAGAGAATAA